The segment aaaaaatccaaTACTTATCTACGGGATCTTAGTTGAGgacattgtttatatatacTATTTGTTGGTGTTTTGTCTCCTCTGTGAATTGTTTAGATTTGATTGTTTACTGTGTGGGATTATATTGATGtgcgttttctttttcttgatatCGAACCttatttttttccattgtGATTTGTGTAGGTCATCCGTTTCTTATTATCAGTGATTTTCCTTCCTTGAGCAATTAAAGATAATAAGAATAACTATTAATCAAACTTTTGAGTCATGGCTGAGGTAATGAAGGCTCACACCTTTTAATTTGTTCAATTTCCTCTTGTGTTGTTGTTTGGAAGCTGATTCgtctatattttctttgaaattatgGAATCTATTGCAGGAAGGTCACAAGGTCACTTTGAATGTTTATGACTTGAGCCAAGGTCTAGCCCGGCAGCTTTCCACCGCATTCCTCGGGAGACCAATCGAGGCCATATGGTAAGTCATTGGTATAGcctatttaaaattgaatccAAATGTTTGTGCTTTGTGACGCTTCAAATGATTAGTATTTGGAAGTTATAGTGTGATGAGTTTTTTAGATATCTTAAGAACATGCCTCATGTGGGCTCccttttataattgttttattttttatgttcgGTTTCGAAAACTATGCTTGTTTTCTCACCATTTTCTTATGGTTTTTCAATAGCCAAAGTCCATTAACGaaaacaagtttttaaaagctaccctttttagttttcaaaattttttttggatcttGTATAGTGCTTGAAGTCTTGGGTTGAAAATTGTTGAGTGTTtgaaaaaagtgtttttaagttCCAAAAAGGGATTTAAGCACTTAGAAAGTAAACCCCGATTCGATAACTAACTTACTATACTTTGGTCAAATTTCTAATTTGTGACAGGCACACAGGAATAGTTGTGTATGGCaatgaatattattttggtgGAGGTATTCAACATGATCCTGCTGGAAGAACTCCATATGGAAAACCGATGCGATCGATAGAATTAGGAACGACACACATTCCCAAGGACGTTTTCGAGATTTACTTGCAGGATATCAGCCCTCGGTACACAGCCGAGACCTATAGTTTACTCTCACATAACTGCAACAACTTCAGTAATGAAGTTGCACAATTTTTAGTTGGTGCAACCATTCCTGATTACATTCTTGACCTCCCTAACATAGTTATGAGCAGTCCCATGGGCGCCCTCATATGTATGTCATTTTAGCAACCATGCTTTCACTTTTCATTAGTTGGGTCAAGTAAATTCTTAATGAACATGATTTCTTCTCCAGTGCCCATGATTCAGAACCTGGAAACTACATTGAAGTCAGGCGGTGTTCCGAAGACCCCACAGTTCAATCCTGCTTCAGCTAACGTCACTAGATCATCACCGTCGGGGTCGACAAATAGCTCTAGTACTCCGGTGGCTGTCAAAGCAAAGTCAGAGGAAGATGATGCCAAGCCACCTGAGAAGACAACGCCTGCAGCAGCACCACAGAAATCGGACGCGAACGAGGTTGCAGACCCACTCGGGGATGTTCGTAGCAAGGTGCAGGAAGAGATCGGGCAAGAATTTGCAGCAATCATGGCGACGGGGACTCTGCGGGCGAGCGAAGCAGCAGCATTGGCAACAAAAAGAGTGATGCAGAAGTATGGGCATGCTACACTATCTCAAGGCTAGATTCATATTAATAAACGATGCGATATTAATGATAGCTGTAGAGGATGGAGTGGTGTAGGAGAGTAACTTACTTGTATGGGATGTCTTTCTTTGTATGAGGGAAGAATTATGTTGACTGACTATGGCTGAATTCATAGTGCTTTAGCAAGAGCATGCATACATATCTTCTATTACGTATTGAATTACTAAACTTCAATGAAGtctaagatttaaaaaaaaaaaaaaaaaaaatgcttcattcgagccattttaatagaaaaatcaaCTAGTTCAAATCTTAGTGCGgattgattttaatatttttttatatgatattttatttagatttgttaATATGGGTGAAGGgaaa is part of the Cucurbita pepo subsp. pepo cultivar mu-cu-16 chromosome LG12, ASM280686v2, whole genome shotgun sequence genome and harbors:
- the LOC111807072 gene encoding desumoylating isopeptidase 1 — translated: MAEEGHKVTLNVYDLSQGLARQLSTAFLGRPIEAIWHTGIVVYGNEYYFGGGIQHDPAGRTPYGKPMRSIELGTTHIPKDVFEIYLQDISPRYTAETYSLLSHNCNNFSNEVAQFLVGATIPDYILDLPNIVMSSPMGALILPMIQNLETTLKSGGVPKTPQFNPASANVTRSSPSGSTNSSSTPVAVKAKSEEDDAKPPEKTTPAAAPQKSDANEVADPLGDVRSKVQEEIGQEFAAIMATGTLRASEAAALATKRVMQKYGHATLSQG